The following are from one region of the Corylus avellana chromosome ca1, CavTom2PMs-1.0 genome:
- the LOC132166906 gene encoding protein NUCLEAR FUSION DEFECTIVE 6, mitochondrial-like isoform X2, with translation MASLCRSAITAGSRSVAARSKTITQISLSPKPIAPPAFSPTTRAIPRASRIALVLGSVESMMPLHSAIASARLKSSIAVDSSCWSWLSQEFAVPR, from the exons ATGGCTTCCTTGTGCCGATCAGCGATAACGGCGGGTTCGAGGTCCGTAGCCGCTCGCTCTAAAACCATAACCCAAATATCCCTAAGCCCCAAGCCCATTGCCCCTCCTGCCTTTTCTCCAACAACCAGAGCCATCCCTCGCGCTTCAAG GATTGCTTTGGTGTTGGGGAGCGTGGAATCGATGATGCCACTTCACAGCGCCATTGCTTCTGCTCGGCTCAAATCCAGCATCGCCGTCGATTCCTCCTGCTGGAGCTGGCTCTCTCAAG AATTTGCAGTTCCTCGGTGA
- the LOC132166906 gene encoding protein NONRESPONDING TO OXYLIPINS 2, mitochondrial-like isoform X1, which translates to MASLCRSAITAGSRSVAARSKTITQISLSPKPIAPPAFSPTTRAIPRASRIALVLGSVESMMPLHSAIASARLKSSIAVDSSCWSWLSQGLAIPL; encoded by the exons ATGGCTTCCTTGTGCCGATCAGCGATAACGGCGGGTTCGAGGTCCGTAGCCGCTCGCTCTAAAACCATAACCCAAATATCCCTAAGCCCCAAGCCCATTGCCCCTCCTGCCTTTTCTCCAACAACCAGAGCCATCCCTCGCGCTTCAAG GATTGCTTTGGTGTTGGGGAGCGTGGAATCGATGATGCCACTTCACAGCGCCATTGCTTCTGCTCGGCTCAAATCCAGCATCGCCGTCGATTCCTCCTGCTGGAGCTGGCTCTCTCAAG GACTTGCAATACCATTGTGA